One window of the Pseudofrankia sp. DC12 genome contains the following:
- a CDS encoding helix-turn-helix domain-containing protein, with product MARGFDATTIQAVAAHSGVHASAIYRRWSSRIELVEEATFPGFSPLVSDDRGRAG from the coding sequence GTGGCGCGCGGCTTCGACGCGACGACGATCCAGGCCGTCGCCGCGCACTCCGGCGTCCACGCCTCCGCGATCTACCGTCGCTGGAGCTCACGGATCGAGCTGGTCGAGGAAGCCACGTTCCCTGGCTTCAGCCCGCTCGTCAGCGATGATCGCGGTCGCGCCGGGTGA
- a CDS encoding YciI family protein: MRYTILLHYPELMAAGELDEATLQEGMAAFHRYADDLDAAGVLISAEVLADSSATTTVRSVDGEFRIQDGPFADTKEQLAGTFVIDVADLDAALGWAKQAPSVAWGPVEVRPGMTHWQDGAWKRGQ, from the coding sequence ATGCGTTACACGATCTTGCTGCACTACCCGGAGCTGATGGCGGCCGGAGAGCTCGACGAGGCCACCCTCCAGGAGGGCATGGCGGCCTTCCACCGGTACGCCGACGACCTCGACGCGGCGGGCGTGCTGATCTCCGCCGAGGTGCTCGCGGACTCGTCGGCGACCACCACAGTGCGCAGCGTCGACGGCGAGTTCCGCATCCAGGACGGCCCCTTCGCCGACACCAAGGAGCAGCTCGCCGGCACGTTCGTGATCGACGTCGCCGACCTGGACGCGGCGCTGGGGTGGGCGAAGCAGGCGCCCTCGGTCGCGTGGGGGCCGGTCGAGGTACGGCCTGGGATGACCCACTGGCAGGACGGCGCCTGGAAGCGGGGGCAGTGA
- a CDS encoding DUF6596 domain-containing protein, with translation MRAPDEVRAAAESAARTSYGRLLALLAAPTRDIELAQDALADAFEQALRTWPAVGIPANPEGWLLTVARNRQRDVFKSAAHRRSWPLAEPADVDRAAAVDPVAAVDPDAIPDKRLELLFACAHPAIAPEARTPLMLHTVLGFDAAGIAAAFRVRPATMAQRLVRAKRRIRAAGIPFAVPTRADLPERLGFVLEAIYGAYTIDWESLGAPDAQGESLAAESLYLAVTVAALLTAEPEAWGLAALIALSSSRASARWLDGVFVPFAQQDPWRWDPALIREGEAYLRRAHALGAPAGRFQLEAAIQSVHTDRRRSGTTDHDALLRLYRALVNVAPTQGARDALAAVESDLARKGPRAVGEAPGASSFEG, from the coding sequence GTGCGCGCCCCTGACGAGGTCCGCGCCGCCGCCGAGAGCGCGGCGCGGACCTCCTACGGGCGGCTGCTCGCGTTGCTCGCCGCGCCGACCCGGGACATCGAGCTCGCGCAGGACGCCCTCGCCGACGCGTTCGAGCAGGCGCTGCGCACCTGGCCGGCCGTCGGTATCCCCGCCAATCCCGAAGGGTGGTTGCTCACCGTGGCCCGCAACCGGCAGCGCGACGTGTTCAAGTCGGCAGCCCACCGCAGGTCCTGGCCGCTGGCAGAGCCGGCCGACGTCGACCGCGCCGCCGCGGTCGACCCGGTGGCCGCGGTCGATCCGGACGCGATCCCCGACAAGCGCCTGGAACTGCTGTTCGCCTGTGCCCACCCAGCGATCGCGCCCGAGGCGCGGACCCCGCTGATGCTCCACACCGTGCTCGGCTTTGACGCGGCCGGCATCGCTGCCGCTTTCCGCGTCCGCCCGGCCACGATGGCGCAGCGCCTGGTCCGGGCGAAGCGCCGCATCCGCGCGGCCGGCATACCGTTCGCCGTGCCGACCCGCGCGGACCTGCCCGAACGGCTGGGCTTCGTCCTGGAGGCGATCTACGGCGCCTACACGATCGACTGGGAGTCGCTCGGCGCTCCTGATGCCCAGGGCGAGTCGCTCGCCGCGGAGTCGCTCTATCTCGCCGTCACCGTCGCGGCGCTGCTGACGGCCGAGCCTGAGGCCTGGGGACTCGCCGCGCTCATCGCGCTTTCCTCGTCCCGCGCCTCCGCGCGCTGGCTGGACGGCGTGTTCGTGCCGTTCGCCCAACAGGACCCCTGGCGGTGGGACCCGGCCCTCATCCGCGAGGGCGAGGCCTACCTGCGCCGCGCCCATGCGCTCGGGGCCCCGGCTGGCCGGTTCCAGCTCGAGGCCGCGATCCAGTCGGTCCACACCGACCGCCGCCGTAGCGGCACTACCGACCACGACGCCCTGCTCCGGCTCTACCGGGCGCTCGTGAACGTCGCGCCGACCCAGGGCGCCCGCGACGCCCTCGCCGCCGTCGAGAGCGACCTCGCCCGAAAAGGCCCCCGGGCCGTCGGCGAGGCGCCTGGTGCCAGCAGCTTCGAAGGCTGA